One window of the Rufibacter radiotolerans genome contains the following:
- a CDS encoding ferredoxin--NADP reductase: MNFIGMSTSFQTLTITQIKEEVPGVKTFVFGGEEAESIVYQPGQYLTLVVLKGEQEVRRSYSITSSPVLQEPLSIGVKRIANGVLSRQLIDHAKVGDEVLTIGAGGFFTLPPEAEERFGQVFFWAAGSGITPIFSLLKTVLFGYPSMAAVLVYSNHSPQDTIFKQQLDALAERFPERLVIHYLFSTNPRLDQARLHKSLLEELVSQYAVVLLSEILCYICGPESYRRLCVYGLRELKVPLENIRQENFNSVKVTLKVEPPDTRRHQVTLLYKKQAYPLQVQFPDTILQAARKAKIFLPYSCETGKCGSCAAQCLQGKVWMSYNEVLSDREVARGLTLTCVGYPVGGDVVLQVL; encoded by the coding sequence ATGAATTTCATTGGCATGAGTACTTCGTTTCAGACCCTAACCATCACACAGATCAAGGAGGAAGTCCCTGGCGTGAAGACGTTTGTTTTTGGCGGAGAAGAGGCAGAAAGCATTGTGTACCAGCCAGGGCAATACCTCACACTGGTGGTCCTGAAAGGGGAGCAGGAGGTGCGAAGGTCCTATTCTATCACTTCTTCGCCTGTGTTGCAGGAACCCCTGAGCATAGGGGTGAAGCGCATTGCCAACGGGGTGCTGTCCCGGCAACTGATAGACCACGCCAAGGTAGGGGATGAGGTGCTTACCATTGGGGCGGGCGGATTTTTTACCCTTCCGCCGGAGGCGGAAGAGCGGTTTGGGCAAGTGTTTTTCTGGGCGGCAGGCAGTGGCATCACACCCATTTTTTCTCTGCTGAAAACCGTGCTCTTCGGCTATCCTTCCATGGCAGCGGTGCTGGTGTACAGTAACCATAGCCCCCAGGATACCATTTTTAAACAGCAACTAGATGCTCTGGCAGAGCGATTCCCCGAGCGCCTGGTGATTCATTACCTGTTCAGTACCAACCCCCGGCTTGACCAGGCCCGGCTGCACAAGTCGCTGCTGGAGGAATTAGTTTCCCAATACGCAGTGGTGCTTTTATCTGAAATATTATGTTATATCTGCGGGCCCGAAAGTTACCGGCGGTTGTGCGTGTATGGCCTTCGGGAATTGAAGGTGCCGCTGGAAAATATCAGGCAGGAGAATTTTAACAGCGTCAAAGTTACCCTGAAGGTAGAGCCGCCAGATACGCGCCGGCACCAAGTCACGCTGTTATACAAAAAGCAGGCCTACCCGCTGCAAGTGCAGTTCCCGGACACTATTCTGCAGGCAGCCAGAAAAGCAAAGATCTTTTTGCCCTACAGCTGTGAGACCGGCAAATGCGGAAGTTGCGCGGCCCAATGCCTGCAAGGGAAAGTCTGGATGTCTTACAATGAAGTGCTCTCCGATAGGGAAGTGGCCCGGGGATTAACCCTCACCTGTGTGGGATACCCCGTTGGGGGTGATGTGGTGCTACAGGTGTTATAA
- a CDS encoding sugar-binding domain-containing protein: MTNPNPNLSATESIEESEITNKSIGSTEIDSFVEPNVDRSSQNALPRTVLRPNTYSLLDGEWKFQLDQEDRGLLEGWYLGHKYPHTAHWPGSVEEHMAKTRGEVQAAPWQDKIIAWYEREFTRPEKIESNGKTMYQLTFGACGYETRVWLNGRLLTDIEGGDVHYGEYTSFSFEINEEHLLPVNWLTVRISHSMDAEVPRGKQESHVYKRGGIWYQTFSGAVRSVWLETIERNRLRSRVGVFSLIEDSLVRFGFTTRIHDPGQYTLRLHVYEREGENNQPLASSDFQLRLEAGQKQQHVVIQIPNAQIWCPENPHLYRFEAQLIDHSGYAAEIGGHFGLRKIEARGRHIYLNNSEIYIDGILYQPGTATYEEMRRHMYAMKELGCNLVRVHIAGIDPRIYNLADEIGMLLWVEVPSPHTSTKRSRENHWKELLRMLALIETNPAVIIWSLYNEDWGAQDIATNPETRQYIMDTFHYMKIKYPQFLVVDNDGWQHISYEGKLKSDILTSHLYTPDLPRWIELLDQLTAGQMEGVAAFPLVVGDQYFFRGQVPLIVSEWGGFGFSDYGGPNDLNERAERIKQFKQELRKRPIAGDVYTQATNIEDERNGLIDPHTGALSVPAGLLNSGQDDGSCRSN; encoded by the coding sequence ATGACAAATCCAAACCCGAATCTCAGCGCCACTGAAAGTATTGAGGAGTCTGAGATTACCAATAAATCTATTGGCTCTACTGAGATAGACAGTTTTGTAGAGCCTAACGTAGACAGAAGCTCCCAGAACGCCCTCCCTCGCACCGTACTTCGGCCCAACACCTACTCTTTGCTGGACGGCGAATGGAAATTCCAGCTGGATCAGGAAGACCGAGGCTTGCTGGAAGGCTGGTACCTGGGCCATAAATACCCGCATACTGCCCACTGGCCGGGCTCCGTGGAAGAGCACATGGCCAAAACCCGCGGCGAGGTGCAGGCTGCGCCCTGGCAAGACAAGATCATTGCCTGGTATGAGCGCGAATTTACCAGGCCCGAAAAAATTGAGAGCAATGGCAAGACCATGTACCAGCTCACCTTTGGGGCCTGCGGCTATGAAACGCGCGTATGGCTCAACGGTCGGCTCCTAACCGATATAGAAGGCGGAGACGTCCATTACGGGGAGTACACCTCTTTCTCCTTTGAGATAAACGAGGAACACTTGCTTCCTGTGAACTGGCTCACAGTGCGCATTTCGCACAGCATGGATGCTGAGGTACCCCGCGGCAAGCAGGAATCTCACGTGTACAAGCGCGGCGGTATCTGGTACCAGACCTTCTCCGGGGCGGTGCGCAGCGTTTGGCTGGAGACCATTGAACGGAATCGGCTACGGTCCAGGGTTGGCGTTTTCAGCTTGATCGAAGACTCTTTGGTGCGTTTTGGGTTTACTACCAGAATACATGACCCGGGCCAGTACACCCTCCGGTTGCATGTGTACGAACGGGAGGGCGAAAACAACCAACCGCTAGCTTCCTCAGATTTCCAGCTCAGGCTGGAGGCTGGGCAGAAGCAGCAACACGTGGTCATCCAGATCCCCAATGCTCAGATCTGGTGCCCCGAGAATCCACATTTGTACAGGTTTGAGGCCCAATTGATTGACCACAGCGGGTACGCCGCCGAGATTGGCGGGCACTTCGGGCTCAGGAAAATTGAGGCCCGGGGCCGGCATATCTACCTTAACAACTCAGAGATCTACATAGACGGTATTCTTTACCAACCGGGCACGGCCACCTATGAGGAAATGCGCCGCCATATGTACGCCATGAAAGAGCTGGGCTGTAACCTGGTGCGCGTGCACATTGCCGGAATAGACCCCCGTATCTATAACCTGGCCGATGAAATTGGTATGCTTTTGTGGGTAGAAGTGCCTAGCCCGCATACCTCCACCAAGCGTAGCCGCGAGAACCACTGGAAAGAACTGCTCCGGATGCTGGCCCTGATTGAGACCAACCCCGCGGTGATCATCTGGAGTTTGTACAACGAGGACTGGGGCGCCCAGGACATTGCCACCAACCCAGAGACCCGGCAGTACATCATGGACACATTCCATTACATGAAGATCAAATACCCGCAGTTTCTGGTGGTAGACAATGACGGCTGGCAGCATATTTCCTATGAAGGGAAACTGAAGTCTGATATTCTCACCTCGCACCTGTACACCCCAGACCTGCCTCGCTGGATAGAGCTTTTGGACCAATTAACCGCCGGGCAGATGGAAGGCGTAGCCGCTTTCCCGCTGGTGGTGGGCGACCAATATTTCTTCCGGGGCCAGGTGCCCCTGATTGTGAGCGAATGGGGCGGTTTTGGGTTCTCAGACTACGGCGGGCCTAATGACCTGAACGAGCGGGCAGAGCGCATAAAGCAGTTCAAGCAGGAACTAAGGAAACGGCCTATTGCCGGCGATGTGTACACGCAGGCCACCAACATTGAGGATGAACGCAACGGGCTTATTGACCCACATACCGGCGCGCTCTCGGTGCCGGCTGGACTGCTGAACTCGGGCCAGGATGACGGAAGCTGCAGGAGCAATTAG
- a CDS encoding alpha/beta hydrolase family protein — protein MQINVISRRSRAAVLFLALGLGTPAAMGQTGKDLNVAYQRPAESIAKLIEAPATPSVSFDSKGEWMLLMERPGYPSIEEVAAPEARIGGLRINPAVNGSSRGSSFTNLTLKKVNGGQEMKIQGLPQNAKITDVTWSPDEKQVAFLNTVANGIELWVLNVQDRSARKLTTVTVNDAYGNAFTWTPDSKSLLVKLVDSKRGVAPKTNSTPVGPVIQENLGRTAPSRTYQDLLRNRQDEALFDYLLTGQLVQVSLDGATQTNIGGTGIYRSFSFSPDGQYLLVATTQRPYSYLVPASLFPYTVQVWDRQGKMVKQIADIPLGENIPTGFNAVATGPRNVAWRADQPASLYWVEAQDGGDDKKEVPVRDIVYTQVAPFSDKPVALVGTKLRYSGITWGANDMALVTERWWKTRQERRLLVKPSKPGATPVVLVERSYEDLYNDPGTPVMTKNQYGRQVLMTDKSGQNLYMISQGGSPQGNRPFLSKFNLVTKKEDILWRSEAPYYERPIDVLDPQKGIFITLRESENDPPNYFKRTVGSKKLTAVTKFPHPAPDLIGVDKQLLTYKRNDGVTLTATLYTPKGYKKEQGRLPMLMWAYPREFKDAATAGQVKTSPYEFTRINYGSPLFWVTRGYAVLDRTDIPIVGEGTAEPNDTYVEQLVASAKAAIDEVAKMGIADPNRVAVGGHSYGAFMTANLLAHSNLFAAGIARSGAYNRTLTPFGFQAEERTFWEAPEVYAKMSPFNYANKIKTPILLIHGEADNNSGTFPIQSERFYNALKGHGATTRYVVLPAESHGYGAKESVMHMLWEMDQWLEKYVKNKPQPQSMR, from the coding sequence ATGCAGATAAACGTTATTTCAAGGCGCTCCCGGGCGGCTGTCTTGTTCCTGGCACTGGGCCTGGGCACGCCGGCGGCCATGGGGCAAACGGGCAAAGACCTGAACGTGGCCTACCAGCGTCCCGCTGAATCTATTGCCAAACTGATTGAGGCACCGGCCACCCCATCGGTGAGTTTTGACTCCAAAGGCGAATGGATGCTGCTCATGGAGCGGCCCGGCTATCCTTCTATTGAGGAAGTAGCCGCCCCCGAGGCCCGCATTGGCGGCCTCAGGATCAACCCTGCGGTGAACGGTTCCAGCCGGGGCTCGTCTTTCACCAACCTCACCCTGAAGAAGGTTAACGGCGGCCAGGAAATGAAAATCCAGGGGCTGCCGCAGAACGCCAAAATCACAGACGTTACCTGGTCCCCAGACGAGAAACAGGTGGCCTTCCTGAACACGGTAGCCAACGGTATTGAGCTTTGGGTTTTGAATGTGCAGGACCGCTCCGCGCGCAAACTTACCACTGTCACCGTGAATGACGCCTACGGCAACGCCTTCACCTGGACCCCAGACAGCAAATCCCTGCTGGTGAAACTGGTGGACTCCAAACGGGGCGTGGCCCCCAAAACCAATAGCACGCCGGTTGGGCCGGTCATCCAGGAAAACCTGGGCCGCACCGCCCCCTCCCGCACCTACCAGGATCTTTTGCGCAACCGCCAGGACGAAGCGCTCTTTGACTACCTTCTTACAGGGCAACTGGTGCAGGTTTCTTTAGACGGAGCTACCCAGACCAACATAGGCGGGACCGGCATTTACCGTTCGTTCAGCTTCTCGCCAGACGGCCAGTATTTGTTGGTAGCCACCACCCAACGTCCTTACTCCTACCTGGTGCCCGCTAGCCTGTTCCCCTACACGGTGCAGGTCTGGGACCGCCAGGGCAAAATGGTGAAGCAGATTGCAGACATTCCACTGGGCGAAAACATTCCTACGGGCTTTAACGCCGTGGCCACTGGCCCCAGAAACGTGGCTTGGCGCGCAGACCAGCCCGCCAGCCTGTACTGGGTAGAGGCACAGGACGGCGGCGATGACAAGAAAGAGGTTCCGGTAAGGGACATAGTCTACACCCAGGTGGCGCCGTTCTCAGACAAACCCGTAGCCCTGGTAGGTACCAAGCTCCGCTATAGTGGCATTACTTGGGGGGCCAATGACATGGCACTGGTGACCGAGCGCTGGTGGAAAACCCGCCAGGAGCGCCGCTTACTGGTAAAGCCCAGCAAACCGGGCGCCACACCGGTCGTGCTGGTGGAGCGTTCGTATGAAGACCTGTACAATGACCCTGGCACGCCGGTCATGACCAAAAACCAATACGGCCGCCAGGTACTCATGACCGATAAGTCTGGCCAAAACCTGTATATGATCAGCCAAGGGGGCTCGCCGCAGGGGAACCGCCCGTTTCTGAGTAAGTTTAACCTGGTCACTAAAAAAGAAGACATTCTATGGCGTTCTGAGGCTCCGTACTATGAGCGGCCTATTGACGTGCTGGACCCGCAGAAAGGCATTTTCATCACCCTGCGTGAGTCAGAGAATGACCCGCCCAACTACTTCAAGCGGACCGTGGGTTCCAAGAAACTGACGGCCGTGACCAAGTTCCCGCATCCGGCCCCCGATCTGATTGGGGTAGACAAGCAGTTGCTTACCTACAAGCGCAATGATGGCGTAACCCTTACTGCCACTTTGTACACGCCCAAAGGCTACAAGAAAGAGCAAGGCCGCCTGCCTATGCTCATGTGGGCGTACCCCAGGGAGTTCAAAGACGCCGCCACGGCCGGCCAGGTAAAAACCTCGCCGTATGAGTTCACCCGCATCAACTACGGTTCGCCCTTGTTCTGGGTAACCCGCGGCTATGCCGTGCTGGACCGCACTGATATTCCGATTGTAGGCGAAGGCACCGCAGAACCCAATGACACCTACGTGGAGCAATTGGTGGCCAGCGCCAAAGCCGCCATAGACGAGGTAGCCAAGATGGGCATTGCCGACCCTAACCGCGTAGCCGTGGGTGGTCACTCTTATGGGGCCTTCATGACCGCCAACCTGCTGGCGCACTCTAACCTGTTTGCCGCGGGTATCGCGCGCAGCGGGGCATATAACCGTACCTTAACGCCGTTCGGGTTCCAGGCAGAGGAGCGTACCTTCTGGGAAGCCCCGGAAGTGTACGCCAAGATGTCGCCGTTCAATTATGCCAACAAGATAAAGACGCCTATTCTGTTGATCCATGGCGAGGCCGATAACAACTCCGGCACCTTCCCTATCCAGAGTGAGCGTTTCTATAATGCCTTGAAAGGCCACGGCGCCACCACCCGTTACGTGGTCTTGCCCGCTGAGAGCCATGGCTACGGGGCCAAGGAATCTGTTATGCACATGCTCTGGGAAATGGACCAGTGGCTGGAGAAATACGTGAAAAACAAACCACAGCCGCAGAGCATGCGCTAA
- the msrA gene encoding peptide-methionine (S)-S-oxide reductase MsrA, with amino-acid sequence MDHLPEEKRPAVDLATYSTLETATLAMGCFWKPEALFGAQPGVVRTRVGYAGGTTPDPTYRHLAEHMETVQLEFDPSQVTFLELLRLFFAHHTPTKEPYKRQYTSAIFYHSPEQEKATKTALQEAEKRLEAPLFTEVNPFTIFYLAEERHQKWNLRRTPDLLQTYQAIYPKFEDFNHSTAVARVNGYLGGFEEEHVLMEDLGGLGLPYEAQNILLAHYLALGKNR; translated from the coding sequence ATGGACCATTTACCGGAAGAAAAACGGCCAGCGGTGGATCTGGCTACCTACTCCACCTTAGAAACTGCCACCCTGGCTATGGGCTGCTTCTGGAAACCCGAAGCGCTTTTTGGTGCCCAGCCTGGCGTGGTCCGCACCCGGGTAGGCTACGCCGGGGGCACCACGCCAGACCCCACCTACCGCCATTTGGCCGAACATATGGAAACCGTACAACTGGAGTTTGACCCTTCTCAAGTAACATTTCTGGAATTACTAAGGCTGTTTTTCGCGCACCACACCCCTACCAAAGAACCCTACAAACGGCAATACACCTCAGCTATATTTTATCACTCCCCGGAACAGGAAAAGGCAACTAAAACCGCTCTCCAGGAAGCCGAGAAGCGTTTAGAAGCACCTCTTTTTACGGAGGTGAATCCGTTCACTATTTTTTACCTGGCCGAGGAACGGCACCAGAAATGGAACCTCCGCCGCACCCCCGATCTTTTGCAAACCTATCAGGCTATCTACCCTAAATTTGAGGACTTCAACCATTCCACTGCCGTGGCCCGGGTAAACGGGTACCTGGGCGGTTTCGAAGAGGAGCACGTTCTGATGGAGGACCTGGGCGGCCTGGGGCTTCCGTATGAGGCCCAGAATATTTTGCTGGCGCATTATCTGGCGTTGGGTAAAAACCGGTAG
- a CDS encoding MBL fold metallo-hydrolase: MKRFFALLCYLVTLTAHAQKLTPADRMKTNGGKLVIQPVMHASLVLQWNAKTIWVDPSGGANLYTGLNSPHIILLTDIHGDHMDLKTLEALPIHNAKIIAPQAVIDKLPARMKAQAMALNNGDKMEVMDIHIKALPMYNLPETADSRHPKGRGNGYVLSIGTKKVYISGDTEDIPEMRDLDDIDVAFVCMNLPFTMDVDQAADAVLNFKPKVVYPYHYRGQKGLSDVNAFKAKVEAKNRKIEVRLRNWYPAL; the protein is encoded by the coding sequence ATGAAGAGATTTTTTGCCTTACTCTGTTACCTGGTCACGCTTACCGCCCATGCCCAGAAACTAACCCCCGCCGACCGTATGAAAACAAACGGCGGAAAGCTGGTTATCCAGCCGGTCATGCACGCCTCACTGGTACTGCAGTGGAACGCAAAAACCATTTGGGTAGACCCCTCGGGCGGCGCGAACTTATACACCGGACTTAACAGTCCGCATATCATCCTTCTCACCGATATTCACGGCGACCATATGGACCTGAAAACCCTGGAGGCCCTCCCTATCCACAACGCAAAGATCATCGCGCCGCAGGCCGTCATTGACAAACTGCCCGCCAGAATGAAAGCCCAGGCCATGGCCTTGAACAACGGCGATAAAATGGAAGTGATGGATATACATATCAAGGCCCTGCCCATGTACAACCTGCCCGAAACCGCAGATTCCCGGCACCCCAAAGGAAGAGGCAATGGGTACGTTTTATCCATCGGCACCAAGAAAGTCTATATCTCCGGAGACACCGAGGACATACCGGAAATGCGCGACCTGGATGATATAGACGTGGCCTTTGTCTGCATGAATCTTCCCTTTACCATGGATGTGGACCAGGCCGCCGACGCGGTGCTGAATTTCAAGCCAAAGGTGGTCTACCCCTACCATTACCGGGGCCAGAAAGGCTTGAGTGACGTAAACGCTTTCAAAGCCAAAGTGGAAGCCAAGAACCGCAAGATTGAGGTGCGGCTAAGGAATTGGTATCCGGCGCTGTAG